In Brassica rapa cultivar Chiifu-401-42 chromosome A06, CAAS_Brap_v3.01, whole genome shotgun sequence, a single window of DNA contains:
- the LOC103873536 gene encoding LOW QUALITY PROTEIN: CBBY-like protein (The sequence of the model RefSeq protein was modified relative to this genomic sequence to represent the inferred CDS: inserted 1 base in 1 codon), protein MALCRMSAYFNKVGWPEKXPKDEAERKAFIAGLHKQKTELFMVLIKKKLLPLRPGVAKLVDQALTNGVKIAVCSTSNEKAVSAIVSCLLGPERAEKIKIFAGDVVPKKKPDPAIYNLAAETLGVDPSKCVVVEDSAIGLAAAKAAGMTCIVTKSGYTTDEDFVNADAVFDCIGDPPEERFDLAFCGSLLQKQLV, encoded by the exons ATGGCTTTGTGTCGGATGTCGGCGTATTTTAACAAGGTGGGTTGGCCTGAGA CTCCCAAAGATGAAGCAGAGAGGAAAGCGTTCATAGCCGGGCTTCATAAGCAGAAGACTGAGCTTTTCATGGTTCTCATCAAGAAGAAGCTGCTTCCTCTTCGACCTGGTGTTGCCAA ACTGGTTGATCAAGCTCTAACGAATGGAGTAAAAATCGCCGTGTGCAGCACTTCAAATGAAAAGGCG GTTTCTGCTATTGTTTCATGCTTGCTTGGACCAGAAAGAGCAGAGAAGATCAAGATATTTGCAGGAGATGTAGTCCCCAAAAAGAAGCCTGACCCG GCCATCTACAACTTAGCAGCTGAAACCCTCGGAGTTGATCCCTCAAA ATGTGTTGTGGTTGAAGACAGCGCTATCGGACTAGCAGCTGCAAAAGCTGCGGGAATGACTTGTATAGTTACAAAGAGTGG ATACACGACGGATGAAGATTTTGTGAACGCAGACGCGGTTTTCGACTGCATTGGTGACCCTCCAGAAGAGAGGTTTGATTTGGCATTCTGTGGAAGCCTTCTGCAGAAACAATTGGTTTAG
- the LOC103873535 gene encoding protein NOI4-like, translating into MATGNKGRQLPKFGEWDATNPGAAQGFTVIFNNARDDKKTKKTAVAAPESLVTPPTNNEPHQNNNHRHHRHQQNNNHRKKRNSPPPREKKKWLCFL; encoded by the exons ATGGCGACG GGAAACAAAGGAAGACAACTGCCAAAATTTGGGGAATGGGACGCGACTAATCCAGGAGCCGCCCAAGGATTCACCGTCATCTTCAACAATGCTCGTGACGACAAGAAGACCAAGAAAACAGCTGTGGCTGCACCTGAGAGTCTTGTTACTCCTCCAACAAACAATGAGCCTCATCAGAACAACAACCATCGTCATCATCGTCACCAACAGAACAACAACCATCGTAAGAAACGTAATTCGCCACCCCCACGAGAAAAG AAGAAATGGCTTTGCTTCCTTTGA
- the LOC103873689 gene encoding uncharacterized protein LOC103873689, protein MGRLIDITGAIGTCYLGVPRTARVCDAVVQSRWTVRGQRSRQFHYLHSRIQREPVPDINRGNDVLLWKHSDDSYKPCFSSSRTWEQIRERKPTVFWGKSVWFAQGVPRFSFIVWLAVKNRLATGDRMRAWGLQQGCVLCGEPDETHDHIFFACPYSFTIWDKLANRLSGNRTDPDWTITLHFVAGNNLQIMDKILLKMVFQTSIYHIWKEGNGRRHQSGF, encoded by the coding sequence ATGGGGAGACTTATAGACATCACAGGAGCTATTGGAACGTGTTATCTTGGAGTTCCTCGTACTGCTCGGGTGTGTGATGCTGTTGTGCAATCGAGATGGACTGTACGGGGGCAACGGAGTCGTCAGTTCCATTACCTGCATTCTCGCATTCAGAGAGAACCAGTTCCAGACATCAATAGAGGTAATGATGTTTTGCTATGGAAGCATTCTGATGATTCTTATAAaccatgtttctcttcttcacGAACGTGGGAACAGATCAGAGAAAGAAAACCTACAGTCTTTTGGGGTAAAAGTGTTTGGTTTGCTCAAGGTGTACCGAGGTTCTCTTTTATTGTTTGGTTGGCTGTTAAGAACAGACTGGCTACTGGAGACAGAATGAGAGCTTGGGGGCTGCAGCAAGGCTGTGTGCTTTGTGGAGAGCCTGATGAGACCCATGATCACATCTTTTTCGCCTGTCCGTATTCTTTTACTATCTGGGATAAGTTAGCAAATAGACTGAGTGGCAACAGGACTGATCCAGACTGGACAATCACTCTGCATTTTGTGGCTGGAAATAACTTGCAGATCATGGACAAGATCCTACTCAAAATGGTGTTTCAGACATCCATCTATCACATCTGGAAAGAAGGAAATGGGAGGAGGCATCAGTCGGGGTTTTGA
- the LOC103873533 gene encoding GDSL esterase/lipase At3g48460, which yields MPFSISLILATVVSVGILFLSTISSAAPTLGVRRPFNRIYAFGDSFTDTGNSRAGEGPAGFGHLSSFPYGMTYFKRPTNRYSDGRLTIDFVAQSMNLPFLPPYLSLRSTNGSNGTATDSYGVNFAVSGATVIKHAFFAENNLTLDMTPQSLETELGWFEKYLGTLGTNQKVSLFKDSLFWIGEIGVNDYAYTVGSTVSSDTIRELSISTYTRFLETLLNKGVRHMVVQGHPATGCLTLAMSLAAEDDRDYLGCVQSVNNQSYTHNLALQYKLKQLRIKYPNATIVYADYWNAYREVIKNPSKYGISEKFKACCGTGEPYNFQVFETCGSATATACKDPSRYINWDGVHLTEGMYKVMADMFLGGSFTRPKFSYLLNKKLKGL from the exons ATGCCTTTCTCCATCTCTCTTATCCTCGCAACCGTCGTCTCCGTCGGGATACTCTTCCTATCAACCATCTCCTCCGCGGCGCCAACTCTCGGCGTCCGTCGTCCATTTAACAGAATCTACGCCTTCGGCGACTCTTTCACCGACACAGGAAACTCACGAGCCGGCGAAGGCCCCGCTGGATTCGGACACTTGTCAAGCTTCCCTTATGGCATGACTTACTTTAAACGGCCAACGAACCGTTACTCCGACGGGCGACTCACCATTGACTTCGTGGCGCAGTCAATGAACTTACCGTTTCTGCCACCGTACCTCAGCCTCAGGTCCACTAACGGCAGTAACGGCACTGCCACGGATAGTTACGGCGTCAACTTCGCCGTCTCTGGAGCAACGGTGATAAAACACGCTTTCTTCGCCGAGAACAATCTGACGCTTGATATGACTCCTCAGTCTTTAGAGACAGAGCTTGGCTGGTTCGAGAAGTATTTGGGGACACTTGGAACGAACCAGAAGGTTTCTTTGTTTAAAGATTCTCTGTTTTGGATCGGAGAGATCGGAGTTAACGACTACGCCTACACCGTTGGATCTACTGTGTCAAGCGACACTATTAGAGAACTTAGTATTTCAACCTACACAAGGTTCTTGGAG ACATTGTTAAACAAAGGTGTGAGACATATGGTTGTCCAAGGACATCCCGCAACTGGATGCTTGACGTTAGCAATGTCGCTGGCTGCAGAAGACGATCGAGACTATCTAGGATGTGTTCAGAGTGTCAATAATCAGAGTTACACTCACAATCTTGCACTTCAATACAAACTGAAACAACTTAG GATCAAGTATCCGAACGCTACAATAGTCTATGCAGACTACTGGAACGCGTACCGTGAGGTGATAAAGAACCCTAGCAAGTACGGCATCTCCGAAAAGTTCAAGGCGTGCTGTGGAACAGGAGAGCCGTACAACTTCCAAGTATTCGAGACATGTGGGTCGGCTACAGCCACGGCGTGTAAGGACCCGAGTCGGTACATTAACTGGGACGGAGTCCACTTAACCGAGGGCATGTATAAGGTTATGGCCGATATGTTCCTCGGCGGCAGTTTCACTCGACCTAAGTTTAGTTACTTGTTGAACAAGAAACTAAAAGGTTTATGA
- the LOC103873531 gene encoding telomere length regulation protein TEL2 homolog, whose amino-acid sequence MAEAESKEEALETKLVDKVGEAISAIGDAKHVDQVISAVHSVALLLFPVDPTTRIGDKVSSSLVPCAKDERSDWSQTFYRGVAFPTFARVLLLDVASDWLSCFPVSVQKHLYDSFFLDGPVVEVVQVLVPFLHHVDKNSSVDANSVQTNVERLLILCLLENAGVLKMTKEIGDYYQGDSSRNGNLKPLLSRLSQILTSIPDKARLKSPPLLSSHLYFKHITNQLLQILDDRASCNEANSTDIVLSFVGEMFSRICRRGLSDLLLSEVTPHVLAHVRRLLNSNKGSVEIESFQLDPTSQIWSKTMEAVTDPYAVEKMAEQLLHQLYAEHASDVEAFWTIWTLFHRNVKHQASVRSIFVDKFLLWKVFPIRCLRWILQFSVLECPPVTNTLAKGDITQGLLETTQRIASVWSKGEFLQSVPLEQQAYITAALGLCLENMSREELDRKKDVMHNILQGVSCRLENPGDLVRKMASSIAFMFSKVIDPKNLLYLDDSFTGNAIDWESELQTAVGGVRSITSSRENGDGETKTSADSSRRNKEKKDRKSKDIANFVLADPDEMVDLATLNCGTESDKDDGDDNASVSSDNSSVTSLEPYDLLDDDKDLGKQFTHLVDVVGALRKTNDADGVEKAIYVAEKLVRASPDELTHIAGDLARILVQVRCSDITVEGEEDSAEEKRQRALIALLVTRPFESLETLNSVLYSPNVDVSQRIMILDVMSEAARELANTRTLKPKHQARGPLISNISDPQPWYLPSDASTPWKKVEETASFHLNWANRYERELQPKPGQKMKGKTRRWSLRSGDRDQSSTDWSQNRFPLYAAAFMLPAMKEFDKKRHGVDLLGRDFVVLGKLVHMLGVCMQCASMHPEASALALSLLDMLQRREVCNHPEAYVRRAVLFAASSVLIALHPSYIVSALAEGNFELARALEWIRTWALQVADSDIDRDCYSMALSCLQLHAEMALQTSRALEPAGGKSSSSMGPMNISLPSAISKLTSIKLPSSNVLL is encoded by the exons ATGGCCGAAGCAGAGAGTAAGGAAGAAGCACTCGAGACAAAACTCGTCGATAAGGTCGGAGAAGCCATCTCTGCTATTGGCGACGCCAAGCACGTCGACCAAGTCATCTCCGCTGTTCATTCCGTCGCCCTTCTTCTCTTCCCGGTCGATCCAACGACACGCATCGGAGACAAG GTCTCTAGCTCCCTTGTTCCTTGTGCAAAAGATGAGAGAAGTGATTGGTCTCAAACGTTTTACCGAGGTGTTGCGTTTCCAACGTTTGCTCGCGTCTTGTTGCTTG ATGTTGCATCGGATTGGCTCTCTTGCTTCCCTGTTTCAGTTCAGAAACATTTGTATGATTCGTTCTTCTTAGATGGGCCTGTTGTCGAGGTTGTTCAGGTCTTGGTCCCGTTCCTACACCATGTCGACAAAAATTCTTCCGTTGATGCCAATTCTGTCCAGACCAATGTGGAAAG ATTGCTTATATTGTGTTTGCTTGAAAACGCTGGAGTGCTTAAAATGACTAAAGAAATTGGTGATTATTATCAAGGAGACAGTTCCAGGAACGGAAATCTCAAGCCTTTGTTATCAAGGCTGTCACAGATACTGACCTCCATTCCTGATAAAGCACGGTTGAAATCCCCGCCTTTGCTTTCCTCTCA CTTATACTTCAAGCACATTACCAATCAGCTTCTTCAAATATTAGACGACAGAGCTTCCTGCAATGAGGCTAACAGCACAGATATTGTTTTATCATTTGTGGGGGAAATGTTTTCCCGTATCTGTCGACGCGGATTATCAG ATTTGCTGTTAAGTGAAGTAACACCTCATGTCCTAGCTCATGTTAGGAGATTACTAAACTCAAATAAGGGTTCTGTTGAGATTGAATCATTTCAGTTGGATCCTACATCCCAGATTTGGTCGAAAACTATGGAAGCAGTGACTGATCCATATGCTGTTGAGAAAATGGCTGAACAACTCTTACATCAGCTATATGCTGAGCATGCAAGTGATGTTGAAGCTTTCTGGACTATTTGGACTCTGTTTCATCGCAATGTGAAACATCAGGCATCTGTGAG GTCCATATTTGTTGACAAATTTTTGCTGTGGAAAGTGTTTCCTATCCGTTGTCTGCGATGGATCTTACAGTTTTCGGTTCTTGAGTGCCCACCGGTTACTAATACACTTGCTAAAGGTGACATCACGCAAGGACTGCTTGAAACAACGCAGCGAATAGCCTCAGTTTGGTCAAAAGGGGAGTTTCTGCAGTCTGTCCCATTGGAGCAGCAAGCTT ATATAACTGCAGCTCTTGGGCTTTGCCTGGAGAACATGTCGAGAGAGGAACTAGATAGAAAGAAGGATGTAATGCACAACATTCTCCAAGGAGTTAGCT GTAGACTGGAGAACCCAGGAGATCTGGTACGGAAAATGGCTAGCTCTATTGCCTTTATGTTCTCTAAAGTTATTGACCCGAAGAATCTTCTCTACCTTGATGATTCATTCACTGGGAATGCAATTGACTGGGAATCTGAATTGCAAACGGCCGTTGGAGGGGTCCGGTCAATCACGAGTTCAAGGGAAAATGGAGACGGTGAAACCAAAACATCAGCAGACTCTAGCCGCAGAAACAAGGAGAAGAAGGATCGCAAGAGCAAGGACATAGCTAACTTTGTATTGGCTGATCCAGATGAAATGGTTGATTTGGCTACTTTAAACTGTGGAACAGAGAGTGATAaagatgatggtgatgataaCGCAAGTGTCAGCTCTGATAACTCAAGTGTTACTTCTTTGGAGCCATATGATCTGTTAGATGATGATAAGGACTTAGGGAAACAGTTTACACATTTGGTTGATGTTGTTGGAGCTCTTCGGAAGACTAATGATGCTGATGGG GTGGAGAAAGCGATATATGTTGCAGAGAAGCTTGTGCGAGCATCTCCGGATGAACTGACTCATATAGCTGGTGATCTTGCTCGGATTCTTGTACAGGTTCGCTGCTCTGATATAACAGTCGAAGGTGAAGAAGATTCAGCAGAAGAGAAGCGGCAAAGAGCTCTAATAGCGTTGCTCGTGACCCGTCCCTTTGAATCCCTGGAAACTCTTAACAGTGTTTTGTATTCGCCTAACGTAGACGTAAGTCAGCGCATAATGATACTTGATGTCATGTCTGAAGCAGCTCGAGAGCTTGCTAATACCAGGACACTGAAACCTAAACACCAAGCACGTGGACCTCTGATATCGAATATCTCAGATCCTCAACCCTGGTATTTGCCTAGCGATGCGAGTACCCCATGGAAAAAGGTCGAGGAGACAGCATCTTTTCATCTTAACTGGGCCAACCGATACGAGAGGGAGCTACAGCCGAAACCTGGACAGAAGATGAAAGGGAAAACTCGAAGGTGGAGCCTGAGATCAGGAGATAGAGATCAAAGTAGTACTGACTGGTCACAGAATAGGTTTCCACTATACGCAGCAGCATTTATGCTTCCAGCCATGAAAGAGTTTGACAAGAAACGACATGGTGTTGACTTGCTTGGTAGGGACTTTGTTGTCCTTGGGAAACTTGTTCACATGCTCGGAGTCTGTATGCAGTGTGCATCAATGCATCCAGAAGCATCTGCGTTAGCTCTCTCTCTTCTAGATATGTTACAACGAAG GGAAGTCTGCAATCACCCAGAAGCCTATGTCCGAAGGGCGGTTCTTTTTGCAGCCTCTTCTGTTTTGATTGCTCTTCACCCTTCTTACATAGTCTCAGCCTTAGCTGAAGGAAATTTTGAACTTGCCAGAGCTCTTGAATGGATCAGAACGTGGGCTCTTCAAGTAGCTGACTCAGATATCGACCGAGACTGCTACTCG ATGGCTTTGTCATGTCTCCAACTTCACGCCGAGATGGCTCTCCAAACTTCCCGAGCTTTAGAACCAGCTGGTGGGAAAAGCAGCAGCAGCATGGGACCGATGAACATAAGTCTACCTTCTGCTATCTCTAAGCTGACATCAATCAAACTTCCTTCTTCAAATGTTCTTCTCTAG
- the LOC103873532 gene encoding probable ubiquitin-like-specific protease 2B isoform X1, with protein sequence MSRRRSNRVRNTKAVIAPPASVTIIEDIEEDEYENHRSCWKHIAYLNTRDSKPKLTEEEFEMFKVTAPCFYEECTRRERSRRRVKCKYLVSKLRKKLNSNIFINYLEVLWKKDVLDEKKNSFVYVDCLWFSMYKSENERVRSSVFESIKAKHIFSKEYVFLPIVYWSHWTLLIFCNFGEDLDDDNDKTCMLFLDSLKTTETAQRLEPDIRKFVLDIFRIEGRSEDSSLVDDIPLHAPDFQVPQQTNDVECGSFVLYYIHRFIEKACSFNIDSYPCFLKEDWFSHKDLEDFCNTFDSSGAIR encoded by the exons ATGTCGAGAAGAAGAAGTAACCGTGTTAGAAATACCAAAGCCGTCATTGCTCCTCCTGCATCTGTTACTATAATTGAGG atATTGAGGAAGATGAATATGAAAACCACAGATCGTGTTGGAAGCATATTGCTTATCTGAACACGCGTGATTCTAAACCCAAACTAACCGAGGAAGAGTTTGAGATGTTCAAAGTCACTGCCCCTTGTTTCTATGAGGAATGCACACGTCGTGAAAGGTCAAGAAGAAGGGTCAAGTGCAAGTACTTAGTCTCCAAGCTACGGAAAAAACTCAACTCCAACATATTCATAAACTATCTAGA GGTTTTGTGGAAGAAGGACGTCTTGGATGAGAAAAAGAACTCTTTTGTGTACGTAGATTGTCTATGGTTTAGTATGTACAAAAGCGAAAACGAGAGAGTTAGAAGCAGTGTTTTCGAATCCATAAAGGCAAAACACATCTTCTCAAAGGAATATGTTTTTCTTCCTATCGTCTATTG GAGCCATTGGACTTTGTTGATCTTTTGCAATTTTGGGGAAGATCTTGATGATGATAACGACAAGACATGCATGCTGTTTCTTGATTCACTGAAAACAACTGAGACTGCGCAGCGGCTTGAACCTGATATAAGAAA GTTTGTGTTGGACATATTCAGAATCGAGGGAAGAAGTGAGGACTCGAGCTTGGTTGATGATATCCCTCTCCATGCGCCAGAT TTTCAGGTTCCACAGCAGACAAATGATGTGGAATGTGGAAGCTTTGTTCTATACTACATTCATCGGTTTATAGAAAAGGCCTGCAGCTTCAACATCGACAGTTACCCATGTTTC TTGAAAGAGGACTGGTTTAGCCATAAAGACTTGGAAGATTTCTGCAATACATTTGATTCTTCGGGAGCCATTCGTTGA
- the LOC103873532 gene encoding probable ubiquitin-like-specific protease 2A isoform X2 yields the protein MSRRRSNRVRNTKAVIAPPASVTIIEDIEEDEYENHRSCWKHIAYLNTRDSKPKLTEEEFEMFKVTAPCFYEECTRRERSRRRVKCKYLVSKLRKKLNSNIFINYLEVLWKKDVLDEKKNSFVYVDCLWFSMYKSENERVRSSVFESIKAKHIFSKEYVFLPIVYWSHWTLLIFCNFGEDLDDDNDKTCMLFLDSLKTTETAQRLEPDIRKFVLDIFRIEGRSEDSSLVDDIPLHAPDVPQQTNDVECGSFVLYYIHRFIEKACSFNIDSYPCFLKEDWFSHKDLEDFCNTFDSSGAIR from the exons ATGTCGAGAAGAAGAAGTAACCGTGTTAGAAATACCAAAGCCGTCATTGCTCCTCCTGCATCTGTTACTATAATTGAGG atATTGAGGAAGATGAATATGAAAACCACAGATCGTGTTGGAAGCATATTGCTTATCTGAACACGCGTGATTCTAAACCCAAACTAACCGAGGAAGAGTTTGAGATGTTCAAAGTCACTGCCCCTTGTTTCTATGAGGAATGCACACGTCGTGAAAGGTCAAGAAGAAGGGTCAAGTGCAAGTACTTAGTCTCCAAGCTACGGAAAAAACTCAACTCCAACATATTCATAAACTATCTAGA GGTTTTGTGGAAGAAGGACGTCTTGGATGAGAAAAAGAACTCTTTTGTGTACGTAGATTGTCTATGGTTTAGTATGTACAAAAGCGAAAACGAGAGAGTTAGAAGCAGTGTTTTCGAATCCATAAAGGCAAAACACATCTTCTCAAAGGAATATGTTTTTCTTCCTATCGTCTATTG GAGCCATTGGACTTTGTTGATCTTTTGCAATTTTGGGGAAGATCTTGATGATGATAACGACAAGACATGCATGCTGTTTCTTGATTCACTGAAAACAACTGAGACTGCGCAGCGGCTTGAACCTGATATAAGAAA GTTTGTGTTGGACATATTCAGAATCGAGGGAAGAAGTGAGGACTCGAGCTTGGTTGATGATATCCCTCTCCATGCGCCAGAT GTTCCACAGCAGACAAATGATGTGGAATGTGGAAGCTTTGTTCTATACTACATTCATCGGTTTATAGAAAAGGCCTGCAGCTTCAACATCGACAGTTACCCATGTTTC TTGAAAGAGGACTGGTTTAGCCATAAAGACTTGGAAGATTTCTGCAATACATTTGATTCTTCGGGAGCCATTCGTTGA
- the LOC103873530 gene encoding pentatricopeptide repeat-containing protein At4g14170, producing the protein MRLAFGSSCYCRAAKNLLFRVTARALSGTTQKNPNNLFSLLHQSPNVNHLRHLHAHLLRTSNYSNVVLSSKLVLAYSKLNHLFPTSLAVFWHMPHRNIFSWNIIIGEFSRSGFPSQSIDLFLRMWGESSVRPDDFTLPLVLRACSASREARLGVHVLSLKLGFGVSLFVSSALVIMYVDIGEILYARKLFDEMLVRDSVLYTAMFGGYVQEGEAVLGLALFREMMCYGFSLDSVVMVSLVTACGQLGTLKHGKSVHGWCIRRCPCLGLNLGNAVVDMYVKCSKLVYAHRVFVEMPTRDVISWSSLVLGYGLDGDVVMSVKLFDEMLEEGIEPNAVTFLGVLSACAHGGLVDKSWLYFRQMHEYKIVPELKHYASMADCMARAGLLEEAEKFMEEMPVEADEAVMGAVLSGCKVYGNVQVGERVAKKLIQLKPGKAGYYVTLAGLYTAAGRFDEAESLRQWMKDKQISKVPGCSSI; encoded by the coding sequence ATGCGGTTAGCGTTTGGCTCTTCCTGCTATTGCCGCGCAGCGAAGAATCTGCTGTTCAGAGTCACAGCTCGAGCTTTATCAGGAACCACACAGAAGAATCCTAAtaatctcttctctcttctacATCAATCCCCAAACGTTAACCATCTCCGCCATCTCCACGCTCATCTTCTCCGCACCTCCAACTACTCCAACGTAGTCCTCAGCTCCAAGCTCGTCCTCGCTTACTCCAAGCTTAACCATCTCTTCCCTACCTCGCTCGCTGTCTTCTGGCACATGCCACATCGCAACATCTTCTCATGGAATATAATCATCGGTGAGTTCTCCAGATCAGGCTTTCCCTCGCAATCAATCGATTTGTTTCTTCGTATGTGGGGTGAGTCCAGCGTCAGACCCGATGATTTCACGCTTCCTCTCGTCCTACGAGCTTGCTCTGCCTCTCGGGAGGCGAGGCTCGGTGTTCATGTGCTGAGTTTGAAATTAGGATTCGGCGTGAGTTTGTTTGTTAGTTCCGCGTTAGTGATAATGTATGTTGATATTGGTGAAATTTTATATGCGCGTAAGTTGTTCGATGAAATGCTTGTGAGAGACTCTGTTCTCTACACGGCTATGTTTGGCGGTTATGTTCAGGAAGGAGAAGCTGTCTTGGGTTTGGCTCTGTTCAGAGAAATGATGTGTTATGGGTTTTCGCTAGACTCGGTGGTAATGGTGAGTTTAGTAACGGCTTGTGGACAGCTTGGGACGTTGAAACACGGGAAGAGCGTACATGGGTGGTGTATCAGGAGATGCCCTTGCTTGGGTTTGAATCTCGGCAATGCTGTTGTCGATATGTATGTGAAGTGCTCAAAGCTAGTTTATGCGCATAGAGTTTTCGTTGAGATGCCGACCCGAGACGTGATCTCTTGGAGCTCTCTTGTTTTGGGTTATGGGTTGGACGGGGACGTTGTCATGTCGGTTAAACTGTTTGACGAGATGCTCGAGGAAGGAATCGAGCCCAATGCTGTTACTTTTCTTGGTGTCTTATCAGCATGTGCACACGGTGGCCTTGTGGACAAGTCTTGGCTGTATTTCAGACAGATGCACGAGTATAAGATAGTTCCCGAGTTGAAACACTATGCTAGTATGGCGGATTGTATGGCTAGAGCAGGTCTTTTGGAGGAAGCAGAGAAGTTTATGGAAGAAATGCCCGTGGAAGCTGATGAGGCTGTTATGGGTGCGGTGTTGAGTGGGTGCAAGGTGTATGGGAATGTACAAGTAGGGGAAAGAGTGGCAAAGAAGCTGATCCAACTTAAGCCAGGGAAAGCTGGGTACTATGTGACGTTGGCTGGTCTATATACAGCTGCAGGTCGGTTTGACGAAGCTGAGAGCCTGAGGCAGTGGATGAAGGATAAGCAGATTTCTAAGGTTCCCGGATGTAGCTCAATATAA
- the LOC103873529 gene encoding uncharacterized protein LOC103873529 translates to MLRFRPIAPKPTSDYGCGGKPVSSGESFSGSSNVSFRGKRKCQQTENGGSARRCTRRKKLEKTVAHGGEAKVTLSLLPERPGQSAFTDMKLSVASAEKQKRQGPFWLSLSDGGGMITQTYQSVEVMGRTVVISSCMTVERVTDAWNDGYGLGRSDEERKMNLVRDTCPGFISDGSGRVTWTNEAYRKMARDNIRVKEGAPENKSGESFHVIVRLVMRERPMLTYTAFTCRMTLQFTCQDRERCSVTVPCDVWRMDDGR, encoded by the coding sequence ATGCTTCGATTTCGTCCCATCGCTCCTAAACCAACCAGCGACTACGGCTGCGGAGGAAAGCCCGTATCCAGCGGAGAGAGCTTTTCCGGAAGCTCCAACGTTTCCTTTAGAGGAAAGAGGAAATGTCAGCAGACGGAGAACGGAGGTAGCGCTAGGAGGTGCACTCGGCGGAAGAAATTGGAAAAAACCGTAGCTCACGGCGGGGAAGCTAAGGTGACTCTATCTCTGTTGCCGGAGAGGCCCGGTCAAAGTGCTTTTACAGATATGAAACTGTCGGTGGCGTCTGCGGAGAAGCAGAAGCGGCAGGGTCCGTTTTGGCTGAGTTTAAGCGATGGCGGCGGGATGATTACTCAAACTTACCAGTCGGTGGAGGTCATGGGGAGAACGGTGGTGATTTCTTCGTGTATGACGGTGGAGCGTGTAACAGATGCATGGAATGACGGTTACGGCCTGGGGAGGTCCGACGAAGAAAGGAAGATGAATCTCGTGAGGGACACGTGTCCTGGTTTCATATCGGACGGTTCAGGTAGAGTGACGTGGACAAATGAGGCGTACAGGAAGATGGCGAGGGATAACATTCGTGTTAAAGAAGGTGCACCGGAGAACAAGAGCGGCGAAAGTTTCCACGTGATCGTACGGTTGGTGATGAGGGAGAGGCCGATGCTAACGTACACGGCTTTCACATGCAGGATGACACTACAGTTCACGTGTCAAGATCGTGAGAGATGCTCCGTCACGGTGCCTTGCGACGTGTGGAGAATGGACGATGGACGTTAA